The DNA window AAAAATGTCCTGGGGACGTGGTTCCTGAAAAGGGCGCGCGCGGCGGCGAGGTTCTGTCTGGAATATGAGAATATCGGCGCATCCGCGCTGAAATAGTCCGGGTGGAAGGCCTGCAACTTGTGCCGGAAGTGGAGCGTCTCGGAGGGCTTCTTCCCGCCCGCAGTGTAGCATTTGTCGAGAAAGTCCAGCAGTTCGGAAACCAGGACCGAGGGCGGAGCCTCGGCATTGTCCGATTGGGAGAGGCCGGGATAGGTCAGGATGAGGTTGTCGCGTGCCGAGATGATGCTTTCAAGGAAAAGATAGCGGTCGTCCTCGCGCAAGGACCGATCGCCGGGCCTGGGGCGGGCGGTCATGAGATCGAAGCCCGGAGGCAGGTCCTGGCGCGGAAAGGCCGTGCTGGTCAGGCCCGTCAGGCAGATTACCCGGAAGGGGATGGAACGCATGGGCTTCAGGCCGCAGAAGGTCAGGCCCGAGGCCAGGAAGCCGGATTCGCCTCCGCTTTCGTCCAGGCGCTTGCGGATGAGATGGAGCATGGTCCGGCCGTCGGCCTCGAAATCGCCCATGTCTTTGGTCAGGTCGGACACCGCCGTGCGTATGGCGAGCAGGGCTTCGGCCTGGGTGCGGTCCTGGGCGAAGAAGGTTTCAAGAATCCACAGCAGACACTCGCGCCATTCTTGCGGCGCGTGGGTGCCGCGCAACCTGGCCCACAGGGTTGCGAGATTGTCGATCCAGGCCGTGACCTTGCCCAGCAACTCCTGTTCGGCCGCGCCGCGCAGGGCCAAAGGGGCGATGCCGCGCATGGGCTCGGCCTGTCCGGTCATGTAGCCCAGAAAAAGGCGGCCAAGTCCGCTCTCCCAGGTATTCTGGCCGTGCTCTCCCAGTCCGGCGTTCCTGCGGAAATTTTGGTCCAGGCCCCAGCGGATTCCGCTCTGCCGGATCCATTCCAGCACACGGCCCGTTTCGGCCGCGTCCAGCCCCAAATGTTCTCGCACGGGCGGGGCTTCGAGCAGGGCGCAGACCCGGGAGGCTTCGAAACGCTGCTGGCCGAATTCAAGGAACTCCAGAAAGATGCGAATGGTCTCGGCGGCCCGGGTAGGCTTGCGGTCGGAGATGGAGAAGGGGATGTTTTCCTCGGAGGTGCCGAACACGGCCTGGATCATGGGCGCGTAGCCTTCGATGTCCGGGTTCATGACCAGGATGTCCTGGGGCGAGAGGGATGGGTCCTCTGTCAGAAGATCAAGGATGAGATCCCGCAGTACTTCCATTTCACGCAGGGGGCTGTGGCAGCAATGGATCTGGATGGAGCTGTCCGAAAAATCGATCTTCTCTTCGCACGGATTCAGGTCCAGCAGATCGGCCTGGAGCCTGCCGAGCATTCGTGATGCGTCGGGCTCCTCGTAAAGTTTTGTTTCCAGGGCGTCCCTGTCGAGCAGCAGTTCCAGGAAATCCCGCCCGACCGCGCCGAGCCCGGCCAGGGGCGTTGCATCTTCGGGGCGCTCCTCGGAGGTTGAGTCCTGGGTGCGGTAGGCGCGCCTCTGCTCCCGGCGGGTCATGAGATCCCCCCAGTACGTGCGGCAGGGGCTGAGCAGGAAGATGTGCACCTGGCTGCGCCGCGCCAGGGCAGTCAGCAGGTCCAGATAGATGGGTGGCAGGGTCGGGATGCCGAAGACGCATATGCGGGAAGGCAGTTCCGGCAGGGGCGCGCCGCTGTTCAGTCTGGCGATGGCCCGGTCCAGCAGGGCGGCGCGGTGCTCTGCTGGCATGTCCCGGATCAGTTCACGCCAAAGACGGGCCTGCCAGGCTTCACTGGCCATGTGTCCGGGCAACCGGAAGTCGCCGCTCGGCGTTCCGCTCTCCCATCGTGCGGACCAGTGCGGGCGGAAGATGAGGTATTGATCGAAATGATAGGCGATGCGCTCGGCCAGTTGCACGGCCTTGAGCTGCGAGTCGTCGTGTACGTAGCGCTTCAGGGGGGCGAACTCCGGTTCGTCCAGCAGCCCGGGCAGCAGGCGCACGATGCTCCAGAGCATGCGTTCCTTGCTCAAGGGATATTCGCGGGGCACGTCATCCAGCAGTTCGCGGCAGAGGTCGTAGGCGAAGGCCACCGGAAAGGGGAAGTGAACGCCCGCGCAGATCCCGTGCTTGCGGGCCAGCTGCATGGAGACCCAGCGCTGCATGCCGCCGGATTGAACCAGGATGGTTTCCGGCTGCATGGGGTCCAACGGACCGCCAAGGACCCTGGCGAGCAGTTCGGTCAGGATTTCCAGGCGGTTGGAGGCGTGAAGGAGGAATCCTTGCATGGGATCGGGAGGATCAGGACGCCGCAAGACCCACTTCGGCCTCGATCCCCGTGATGGCGCCGATGGCCAGGGTCAGGAAGTCGCCCAGTTCCAGGCCGATCTTTTCGCACTCCCTGATGGTCTCGCGGCAGACCGAGGCCGCGAAGGCCTTGTCCTTCATCTTTTTCTTCAGGCTCTTGGCCTCCATGCCCTGCATCCGCGTGGGGCGGACCAGCGCCGCCGTGTGGATGAGGCCGGTCACGGTCTCGCCGCAGCGCAGGGCGTAGTCGAACTGGGATTCGGGCTGGTTGCCGTTGATCTCGTTGTGGCGGGAGATGGCCTGCACCGCGTCATCCGGGAGCTTGCCGGTCAGCATTTCGGCCGTGAGCAGGCCGTGCCTTTCAGGCGTCTCTTTGGTCTGGGGATAATCGAGGTCGTGCAACAGTCCGGCCAGGCCCCAGGTTTCGGGGTCATGGCCCAGGCGGGCGGCCAGGGCGCGCATGACGGCTTCGGTTTCCAGTGCGTGTATGAGTAGGTGATCCGGAGCGCTGTCCTTGATCATTGCGAGAGCTTCGTTGCGTGCGAGCATGGTTTCTCCTTGGGTTTAATCCAAAGAAACTCATGCATTTCTTGACCGGGGTCAAGGTTTCAGCAACACGATGCCCCGCGCTTGCCCGGCAGCCAGGTCTGGATGATGTAATCCGCGCAGCCCACCCCGGGGGTGACGGTGATGGCCGAGGTCGGGCAGTTCAGGGCGCAGGCTCCGCATTCCATGCAGGCCTCGCGGTCCAGTACTTCGGCCTTGCCGTCCCGCACGGCGAAAATGCGGTGCGGACAGACCGTGGCGCAAAGGCCGCAGCCCACGCATCTGTCGCGGTCGTAGGCCAGGGTGGCCACGTTTTCGAGATGGCGGAAGTTTCTCATGTTGTCCTCACAGGAAATTGGCGGTCACGAAAAGGATCGCGGCCAGGACCGTGCTGCCGGCCAGGATCGGGATGGCTTTGCGCATCTCCTTCTCTACCCCCGATGGCGAGGTGTAGGGCGTGGAGCCGGTGAAGTTGAGAGCCAGCCAGGAAGCGAGCGACACGGTCCAGAGCCCCGCGCCCGTGGTGGCGAACCAGGAGTGCTCGGGAAAGATGGCCGGCGTCAGCACGGCCAGAGCCAGCCCCAGCCCGGCACCGCCCAGGGAGAAGAGGCGCGTGCGCAGCGCGGGCAGGAGCAGGGGGAACAGGATCGCCCCGGCGGCCAGGCCAAAACCCGTGGCGGTGGAGGCCAGAGCCCAGCGTTGTAGGATGGTATCCAGGGAGAATTCGGGGCCGATGAGGCTGAGCAAGGCCGCCACCAGAGCTGCGGTCAGGATCAGCTTCCAGCCCAGGACCAGCTCCACGGGAATGACCTCGGCCCGCTCCCTCAGGCTGAAAGTCACTGCGCGCATGGCTTCGTCGATGCCGTTGTCGAGATAGCGGGGCAGGTCGCCGGCGCGCACGGGCCCGAAGACGGCCTCGAAGCCGCAGGCCTTGCGCAGGTCGCGGGCGCGCACCCCGTTGGCTCCGAGCTGGGGTAGGATGAGACGGCGATGGGAGACGATGCGATCAAGGCCGATCTTGCGCACCTGTTCGGCGATGCCCCCGGCGCTGAATGTACCCTTGCCGCCCGCGCACCAGATGTTGATACCGCGCGTGTCGGCGACCAGCAGCCAGAGTTCCCGTCCGGTCAGGGCGAAACGGACCGTGTCGAAGGTCAGTTTGTAGTTGGCCGTGACGATGACGGGCGCTTCGGGTCCGGGGCTGCCGATGGCATACAGGCCGGGGTTGACGGTGTAGTTGTTGCGGTCAAGACCCAGCCGGGCGCGGCAGGTTCCGAGTCGGTCCAGCCGGGTGGGCCTGGTTCTGACACGGGGCACCCGGGCATGCGCGGTGGGCAGAAAGCCGTCCACGTAGGGCTCGATCCGATAGCCGGCCAGGTCGTCCACCCCTGCACCAGGGGCGGGTGGCGGGCCTCAGCACGGGCCAGGAGCCGCAGAGGCGGCGCCGGGAAGCCCGCATGTCTCGCGGAGTTCGGCGCAGGAGTCGGCAGGGGCCATGGGAAAGGGCTGCAAGGGCTTCATTTTGAACCTATAGAGATGATATGAGGTTTTTGAGTTCGGCCAGACGGGCTTTGTCCGCGCAATAGCAGATGCGCGGACCTTCGATTTCGCCACGGATCAGGCCCGCCTCTTTGAGCTGCTTCAGATGCTGGCTGACCGTGGATTGGGCCAGGGGCAGGATGTTCACGATCTCTCCGCAGATGCAGCTGTCCACCTGCAGAAGATGCTTCAGGATCGCCACGCGCGCGGGATGCCCGAGGGCTTTGCAGAGAGAGGCCAAGGTCTGGTCCTGGGTCATGGTGTGCTCCGGTCAAGCGTATCGTATTTCGTAAAAATACGATGATTGAAGCCTTGTGTCAATGCGCCGGTCGTATTGAGTTTTCTTGGCGCAAGGGGCATGGTGCCTGGATACAAAGATGGAGGAAACTTACAATGCGCTGGAAACAATTCTTGACCCCGGTTCAGTCCATGAATCCCGACGAAGCCCGGGCCTATCTGTCCGACAAGACCCTGCAGGAAGTGACCATTCTTGATGTGCGTCAGCCGGGGGAATACGAGGAGGGGCACATCCCCGGAGCCACGCTTGTGCCGCTGGCGGTGCTGACCGACTCCCTGGACCAGATCGACCCGTTCAAGCCGGTTCTGGTTTATTGCGCCATTGGCGGACGCAGCCGGATCGCAGCCCAGACCCTGGCCGGCAAGGGCTATGAGCAGGTCATCAACATGAGCGGAGGTTTCAAGGCCTGGAACGGCCAGGCTGCCTTCGGCGCGGAAGAAGCCGGTGTGGACATTTTCGCGGAGATCGACAGCGCCGAAATGATTTTGGCCACAGCCTATTCCCTGGAAGAGGGGCTGCGCGATTTTTATCTACGTATGCTGGAGCGGGTCAGCGACGAGAAGGTCAAGAGCGTGTTCCGCCTCCTGGCCGACATCGAAATCAAGCACAAGGATCGTCTTTTCGCCGAATACACCCGCATCACCGGCAAGGACGATCGTGGGGATTTCGAGTGCCGGTTCGTCACTCCGCTCATGGAGGGCGGTATGACCACCGAGGAATACATGGAGCGCTTCAAGCCTGATTTCGAAAGCCCGGTCGATGTCATCTCCCTGGCCATGTCCATCGAAGCCCAGGCCCTGGACCTTTACATCCGTTCCGCCGCCTGGACGCAGAGCGATGACAACCGCGCCATCCTGGAGCAGATCGCCAGCGAGGAAAAGGCGCATCTGGAACGATTGGGCCAGCTTATGGACGAATTGGTCGGTGGCGGTTCCAGGGCAACGAACTGATTTGTGATGAGTAGGGCTTGATCCGATAATTCTACGAGTATTTATACACGTTCTGTCTCTGAGCTAGGTAGTATCAGGAAGGGTTTTTTATCAGCGCGTACCAAAAAGGATGGGTAGTGAGAGAAGTCTTGCGCACCGTGTACGGTCTTTGCGCTAGGTTTTTTGGATCAAACTACTCATATTTTGGCCGGATATCGAAAACTCAAGGCATGACGACAGGTTGTCACGGGATGGTCGCTTAGGCACGCCCTTTGCTCAATGGAAAGTCCAGGCGCTCAAAAAGAAGTGCCGATCATATCCATTAAGATCTTTGGGGGGAATGTCATGAAGCAGTTATGTTACCTT is part of the Desulfomicrobium apsheronum genome and encodes:
- the recC gene encoding exodeoxyribonuclease V subunit gamma, with protein sequence MQGFLLHASNRLEILTELLARVLGGPLDPMQPETILVQSGGMQRWVSMQLARKHGICAGVHFPFPVAFAYDLCRELLDDVPREYPLSKERMLWSIVRLLPGLLDEPEFAPLKRYVHDDSQLKAVQLAERIAYHFDQYLIFRPHWSARWESGTPSGDFRLPGHMASEAWQARLWRELIRDMPAEHRAALLDRAIARLNSGAPLPELPSRICVFGIPTLPPIYLDLLTALARRSQVHIFLLSPCRTYWGDLMTRREQRRAYRTQDSTSEERPEDATPLAGLGAVGRDFLELLLDRDALETKLYEEPDASRMLGRLQADLLDLNPCEEKIDFSDSSIQIHCCHSPLREMEVLRDLILDLLTEDPSLSPQDILVMNPDIEGYAPMIQAVFGTSEENIPFSISDRKPTRAAETIRIFLEFLEFGQQRFEASRVCALLEAPPVREHLGLDAAETGRVLEWIRQSGIRWGLDQNFRRNAGLGEHGQNTWESGLGRLFLGYMTGQAEPMRGIAPLALRGAAEQELLGKVTAWIDNLATLWARLRGTHAPQEWRECLLWILETFFAQDRTQAEALLAIRTAVSDLTKDMGDFEADGRTMLHLIRKRLDESGGESGFLASGLTFCGLKPMRSIPFRVICLTGLTSTAFPRQDLPPGFDLMTARPRPGDRSLREDDRYLFLESIISARDNLILTYPGLSQSDNAEAPPSVLVSELLDFLDKCYTAGGKKPSETLHFRHKLQAFHPDYFSADAPIFSYSRQNLAAARALFRNHVPRTFFPETIPTNQELPETEIEIDIEELVRFFMHPCRQLLRKMRINPAGGEDDFPDEEPLKAPSGLEAYGPLQTLLDRTLQTPDADLGELLLAWQILPPGHAGTDAGRKLLASIHSLAEQARTFIDKSEEKQLDLRLHLGRFRLTGRIGLHGDRILGCRPAKTNARDMLSLWIRHLAAAAADCPAQSLHIGTQGSFMAPVVKDAGHTLKQLLLAYERGMVSPLPLFARTSLAFAEARFAAKPKTRLQALASALKQWEGGYMVSPERDDPYLSFLYRDQEPDWEDFMDVAEEIFAPILGGAS
- a CDS encoding HDIG domain-containing metalloprotein encodes the protein MLARNEALAMIKDSAPDHLLIHALETEAVMRALAARLGHDPETWGLAGLLHDLDYPQTKETPERHGLLTAEMLTGKLPDDAVQAISRHNEINGNQPESQFDYALRCGETVTGLIHTAALVRPTRMQGMEAKSLKKKMKDKAFAASVCRETIRECEKIGLELGDFLTLAIGAITGIEAEVGLAAS
- the hgcB gene encoding mercury methylation ferredoxin HgcB, translating into MRNFRHLENVATLAYDRDRCVGCGLCATVCPHRIFAVRDGKAEVLDREACMECGACALNCPTSAITVTPGVGCADYIIQTWLPGKRGASCC
- the hgcA gene encoding mercury methylation corrinoid protein HgcA, giving the protein MKPLQPFPMAPADSCAELRETCGLPGAASAAPGPCUGPPPAPGAGVDDLAGYRIEPYVDGFLPTAHARVPRVRTRPTRLDRLGTCRARLGLDRNNYTVNPGLYAIGSPGPEAPVIVTANYKLTFDTVRFALTGRELWLLVADTRGINIWCAGGKGTFSAGGIAEQVRKIGLDRIVSHRRLILPQLGANGVRARDLRKACGFEAVFGPVRAGDLPRYLDNGIDEAMRAVTFSLRERAEVIPVELVLGWKLILTAALVAALLSLIGPEFSLDTILQRWALASTATGFGLAAGAILFPLLLPALRTRLFSLGGAGLGLALAVLTPAIFPEHSWFATTGAGLWTVSLASWLALNFTGSTPYTSPSGVEKEMRKAIPILAGSTVLAAILFVTANFL
- a CDS encoding ArsR/SmtB family transcription factor, which produces MTQDQTLASLCKALGHPARVAILKHLLQVDSCICGEIVNILPLAQSTVSQHLKQLKEAGLIRGEIEGPRICYCADKARLAELKNLISSL
- a CDS encoding rhodanese-like domain-containing protein — its product is MRWKQFLTPVQSMNPDEARAYLSDKTLQEVTILDVRQPGEYEEGHIPGATLVPLAVLTDSLDQIDPFKPVLVYCAIGGRSRIAAQTLAGKGYEQVINMSGGFKAWNGQAAFGAEEAGVDIFAEIDSAEMILATAYSLEEGLRDFYLRMLERVSDEKVKSVFRLLADIEIKHKDRLFAEYTRITGKDDRGDFECRFVTPLMEGGMTTEEYMERFKPDFESPVDVISLAMSIEAQALDLYIRSAAWTQSDDNRAILEQIASEEKAHLERLGQLMDELVGGGSRATN